The Terriglobia bacterium genome has a window encoding:
- a CDS encoding phage integrase N-terminal SAM-like domain-containing protein: MAHFFWSRPTRSLQELLQEHVSVLHARGYSPYTVRNRLVHIRLFLRWCVKQGITSVAQINLATLELYQSDIAKSDHPLSIVSQHTRLVPLRVWFAWMHKAGYITHNPAEKLQLPRLGRHLPRNILSAAEVERIMRQPCTKGVVGLRDRAILELLYSTGIRRLELIRLRLADLHLTRGSSSYMKVRVEETVTFRSADVP; encoded by the coding sequence ATGGCTCATTTCTTTTGGTCTCGTCCCACTCGTTCCCTGCAAGAACTCCTGCAAGAACATGTCTCAGTTCTTCACGCACGCGGATACTCCCCTTACACCGTACGCAATCGATTAGTTCATATTCGGCTGTTCCTTCGGTGGTGTGTGAAACAAGGCATTACCTCGGTTGCCCAGATCAACCTCGCCACACTTGAGCTGTACCAGTCGGACATTGCGAAGTCAGACCACCCCTTGAGCATCGTCTCGCAGCACACACGTTTGGTGCCGCTGCGCGTCTGGTTCGCCTGGATGCACAAGGCCGGTTATATCACGCACAATCCAGCCGAAAAGTTACAACTGCCCCGGCTGGGACGGCACCTGCCGCGCAACATACTTTCCGCTGCGGAGGTCGAGCGCATCATGCGCCAGCCATGCACAAAGGGAGTCGTCGGGCTGCGTGATCGTGCCATTCTCGAACTGCTATATTCGACCGGGATTCGCAGGTTGGAACTGATACGGCTACGATTGGCCGACTTGCATCTCACCCGCGGCTCATCTTCGTACATGAAGGTAAGGGTCGAAGAGACCGTTACGTTCCGATCGGCAGACGTGCCGTAA